The genomic DNA GTCGAAGAACTCGGGCAGGCGCGGGACGATGTCCAGGGCGTCTTGCGAGGTCAGGACGCGCTCGGTGTGGTTCGTGCCCAGATGCGCGGCCACGGCGCGGGCGTGCGCGGCTTCGTCGTAGCCATCCTCGGCGAAGCCGATGGTGAAGGTGCGCACCGCTTCGCCTGACTGTTCCTGCATCAGGGCCGTGATCAGCGATGAATCGATGCCGCCGGAAAGGAACGCGCCTAGTGGCACGTCAGAAACGAGGCGCAGGCGCACGGACTCGCGCAAAGCGTCAAGCAGCGCATCTTCGGCTTCGGCGGCGGGCAGGGGGGCTTCGAAGCCCGCAAGGGCGACGTCCTCGACCTTCCAGTAACGGACGGGATCGGGGAGAGCGCGTCGGATTACGTCTTCGCGGGAGAGGGTCAGCATCGAGCCCGGCGGCAGCTTGGCCAGCCCGTCCAGGATGCAGAGGGGGTCGGGAACGTAGAGGAAACGGCAGTAGAGCGAAAGCGCGCCGTGGTCCAGGCGGCGCGCAAGACGCGGATGTTTGAGGAGCGGCTTGAGTTCGGAGGCGAAGACGAAACCGGATTCCGAGAGGCCGTAGTACAGGGGCTTGATGCCCAGTCTGTCGCGCGCCAAAGTCAGCGTCTTGGCGTCGTCGTCCCACAGGGAGAAGGCGAACATGCCCACGAAACGCTCGACAGCGGCACGGACGCCCCAGGCACGACAGGCGGCCAGCAACACTTCGGTGTCCGAACCGCCCATGAAGCCACCTTCCGGGGCGATGCCTGCGTCCGAAAGTTCCTTTCTGATCTCGTGGAAATTGAATATCTCGCCGTTGAAGACCACGCACAGGCGCTTGTCTGCGGACCACATGGGCTGGGTGCCCAAGGGCGAAAGGTCGATGATGGCGAGTCTGGCGTGCGCCAGACCCAGGCCACGCTCGGGAAGCCAGACGGACGCCTGTGCGTCGGGGCCGCGATGGCGCATGGCTTCGCCCATGAACCGGCAAAGCTCATGGGCGTCGAAGTCGGGCGCGCGCGCCTCGATGAATCCAGCGATGCCGCACATGGGGGATGTCTTTACCGGGGAAAGGGCCGGGCGGCAACGAAAACCGTGTCGATCGGCGGCGCGAAAAAAGCCCCTTCCATCAACGATGGAAGGGGCAATGGCGCGAGGTCATGCTGGCTTGATCAGTTCAGGATGTAGCGCATGGGATTGACCGGCACGCCGTTGAGCCGCACTTCGTAGTGCAGGTGCGGGCCGGTGCTTCGGCCCGTGTTCCCCACGTAGCCGATGAGTTCTCCCCGGCTCACGGTCTGGCCGGGTTTGACCGCCACGCGGTGCAGGTGGGCGTACTTGGTGCTGATGCCCGAGCCGTGGTCGAGGTTCATGGCCAGACCGTATGCGCCGTCGCGGCCAGTGAACGAAACCTTGCCTTTTGCGGGGGCGTAAATGGGGGTGCCGTGCGGCGCGGAGATGTCCAGGCCCTTATGGAATTCGCGTTTGCCGGTGAAGGGCGAGGTGCGGTAGCCGAAGGTCGAAGTGATCCAGCCTTCGGTAGGCCAGATGGACGGTGTGGAGGCCAGCGCTTCGCGGTTCTGACGGATGTTCTGGATGAGGTCCTGCTGCTTGACTTCCTCAAGCCGGGCCTCGGTGGAGAGCTGGCGCAGGTAGTTGTGCATCTTGCGCGCCAGGAGTTCCTGGCGGTAGAGCGTCAGGTAGTTCTTGGAGAACGTGTTGCCCTCGGGACCGCCCAGGGCGCTGACGTTCTGCGGCTGCCCGGGTTCGGCGTTGATCATGACCCGGAGCTTCGAGTCGAAGGTCCTGATGCGGTTCAGGTCCTTCTCGATATTCTTGATTTTGGAGGCCAAAGAGACGAGTTGTGTTTTCTGTTCGTGGACAGTCTTTTCGGATTCCACGAGACTGCGCTCAAGTGTCGAGAACTGCTGGTAATACTGCCAGAAGTACACGTTGCCCGCGCCCAGGGCGACCACAAAAAAAAGCAGCGTGGCGATGATCCAGCCGCTGCACCGCAATTTCCGGCATTGACCGATGCCATCCCGGAAAATGACGATGTGATATTTTTTGAACAGCATCTGGGCTCCTTAGTATGCGCACTGAAGTGCTCGTCGCCGACGCAACGGACGAATGCGTAATGTCGGGGCCTCGTCAGGGGTTCGTCTAGTCCACCACGCGGTCCAAGTCAAGCTGCCAGCGAGTGACCGCTCTGAATACGTTTTCGCGGCTCTTCCGGTCCGGAAACATGGTCGAAAGATGCTGCTCCACGCTCGCCCGCTCGCTCGTTCCCGATGATGGACAGGGATTCTTGACCACGGGCAGGTCGAAGGCGGTCGCAGCCTTGACGATGTCCTTCTTGCGCAAAAGGAGCATGGGACGAATGAGGGTCAGGCGCCCGCCGAAGTAGGACGACCGGCCGGCCATGGCCTGCATGGTGGCCGTCTTGGTCATGTTCATGAAGAGCGTGGCCACCAGATCGTCTCCGGTGTGGCCGAAGGCTAGGTGCGTCAGGTTGTAGCGCGAGCACAATTCGAAAAGCTTCTTGCGCCTGAACCAGGCGCAGTAGAAACAGGCGGATTTCTTGAGATTCTTCTCTGAATGTGCGTCCGGGCCGATGGTCATGACCTCGAAGTGGCTGGCTAGGCCGTGGCGCGAGCACCAGTCCACGAGCGGGGCGTGGCATGTGGTGTCGAAGCCCGGATTGACGTGCAAGGCCATGAGCTCGAAATCGAAGGGCACGATCTGCCGCCTGAGCAGCAAAAGCTTCGTGAGGAGAAAGGAGTCCACCCCGCCCGAAAGCGCCACGCCCACGCGCGCGCCGTCGTGCAATTGGCCGGTCTCCTTCATGAACAGTCCGGTCTTGCCCAGGACTTTCTTCTGGATGTAGTTCAGTCTTCCAAGGGTACCCATGCGGGAATTCCAGATTTCGTCGTCGTTATTTCCAACACCGGGCGGCAGGCTTTCAAGGCGGATTTCCTACTTGTCCGGTGCGTTTGCCCGGCCTTGTAGCCGGAATGCGTCCTGGGGGCAAGGCGGCTGAAACCGCCAGGAGGCCCGGCCCGCGAAGCCCAAAAGCCCCCTTGACCTGGGAGACGTCCATCACGTATCAATAACGGCTTTCGCCCGGCGGTTCGCCGCCGGACGGGAGAGACGGGCAGCCGGGGGCACCGCTCGTGGGGCGAGGCCCCCTTGCCACGGCGCTTTGACCCGTTATCTTTTTCATTCAGCAAGGAGACGGCATATGGCGCGCATCACAGTCGAGGATTGCCTGGAGCGGGTGGACAACCGCTTTTTGATCACCCAGATGGCCATCAAGCGTGTGCGGCAGTACCGCGAAGGCTACACTCCGCTCGTGGAGACCAAGAACAAAGAGATCGTGGCCGCGCTGCGCGAGATTGCCGCGATCAAGGTTCTCCCCGCCGAGGATATTCCAGAGGCCGGCATTTTCCTGGCCCGCGAACCCAAGTAGCAGGCAATGGCGACACAACGCGACTATTACGAGGTTCTCGGGGTTTCCCGAGACGCCTCGGATGACGAGATCAAGAAAGCCTACCGCAAGCTCGCCTTCGAGAACCATCCCGACCGCAACCCGGACGACCCGGAGGCCGAGAACAGGTTCAAGGAAGCCGCCGAGGCTTATGAAGTCCTACGCGATTCCCAGAAGCGGGCGCGTTACGACCGCTTCGGCCACGACGCGGGCGACTTCGGACCGGGATTCTCCTCCAGCGAGGACATTTTCAGCACCTTCTCCGACATTTTCGGGGAGTTCTTCGGCTTTTCGGGACGCGGTGGTGGGCCCAGGCCCACTGCCGGGGCGGATCTTCGCTACAACCTGAAGCTGTCGTTCATGGACGCGGCCAGGGGCACCGAAGTCACCCTGAAGATCCCGCGCAAGGCCAAGTGCCCCGAGTGCGACGGCTCCGGCGCCAGGCCCGGCACACGACCCGAAACCTGTCCGCGCTGCCAGGGATCGGGACAGGTGCAGCAGGCTCAGGGATTTTTCCGCATCGCCATGCCGTGCCCATCCTGCAAGGGCGAGGGCAGCGTGGTCCGCGACCCCTGTCCGCGCTGCTTGGGCCAGGGCTCGATTCAGGAAGTGCGCGAGCTCAAGGTCAAGGTGCCTGCGGGCGTGGACACCGGCAGCCGCCTCAGGCTTCGGGGAGAGGGCGAGCCGGGCCTGTACGGCGGGCCTCCGGGCGATCTGTACGTGGTCATGTACGTCGAGGAAGACCCCACGTTCCGGCGTCAGGGACAGGATTTGGTGGTCGATGTGGAGATCTCCGTGATCCAGGCGATCCTGGGCGACCGTGTGGAGGTGCCCACCTTGGACGGGACCGTGCCCATGGATATCCCCAAAGGAACCCAGAGCGGAGAGGTCTTCCAGCTTCGCGG from Alkalidesulfovibrio alkalitolerans DSM 16529 includes the following:
- the asnB gene encoding asparagine synthase (glutamine-hydrolyzing); protein product: MCGIAGFIEARAPDFDAHELCRFMGEAMRHRGPDAQASVWLPERGLGLAHARLAIIDLSPLGTQPMWSADKRLCVVFNGEIFNFHEIRKELSDAGIAPEGGFMGGSDTEVLLAACRAWGVRAAVERFVGMFAFSLWDDDAKTLTLARDRLGIKPLYYGLSESGFVFASELKPLLKHPRLARRLDHGALSLYCRFLYVPDPLCILDGLAKLPPGSMLTLSREDVIRRALPDPVRYWKVEDVALAGFEAPLPAAEAEDALLDALRESVRLRLVSDVPLGAFLSGGIDSSLITALMQEQSGEAVRTFTIGFAEDGYDEAAHARAVAAHLGTNHTERVLTSQDALDIVPRLPEFFDEPFADSSQIPTHLVSAMAREHVTVALSGDGGDELFGGYNRYLTGPKLWDGLCRVPGPLRRKGQDILRGRGERMAARLYSLAAPFLPPGIRQLAARDKMQKIVEAIAAESREDFYAGLVSIWRETRPLMRGAAAPACLVDEPPESLARLPFAAFMMVMDAMTYLPGDILTKVDRASMAVGLEARVPLLDHRLVALAWRVPLEQKIGPEGGKRILRRLLARYLPQEIMDRPKQGFAVPIDSWLRGPLKGLATDLLAPARLRGAGVFSPDVVSQILDEHLRGERNHQHRLWALIMFEAWREAHLS
- a CDS encoding M23 family metallopeptidase → MLFKKYHIVIFRDGIGQCRKLRCSGWIIATLLFFVVALGAGNVYFWQYYQQFSTLERSLVESEKTVHEQKTQLVSLASKIKNIEKDLNRIRTFDSKLRVMINAEPGQPQNVSALGGPEGNTFSKNYLTLYRQELLARKMHNYLRQLSTEARLEEVKQQDLIQNIRQNREALASTPSIWPTEGWITSTFGYRTSPFTGKREFHKGLDISAPHGTPIYAPAKGKVSFTGRDGAYGLAMNLDHGSGISTKYAHLHRVAVKPGQTVSRGELIGYVGNTGRSTGPHLHYEVRLNGVPVNPMRYILN
- a CDS encoding tRNA lysidine(34) synthetase; its protein translation is MGTLGRLNYIQKKVLGKTGLFMKETGQLHDGARVGVALSGGVDSFLLTKLLLLRRQIVPFDFELMALHVNPGFDTTCHAPLVDWCSRHGLASHFEVMTIGPDAHSEKNLKKSACFYCAWFRRKKLFELCSRYNLTHLAFGHTGDDLVATLFMNMTKTATMQAMAGRSSYFGGRLTLIRPMLLLRKKDIVKAATAFDLPVVKNPCPSSGTSERASVEQHLSTMFPDRKSRENVFRAVTRWQLDLDRVVD
- the rpoZ gene encoding DNA-directed RNA polymerase subunit omega, yielding MARITVEDCLERVDNRFLITQMAIKRVRQYREGYTPLVETKNKEIVAALREIAAIKVLPAEDIPEAGIFLAREPK
- the dnaJ gene encoding molecular chaperone DnaJ, with product MATQRDYYEVLGVSRDASDDEIKKAYRKLAFENHPDRNPDDPEAENRFKEAAEAYEVLRDSQKRARYDRFGHDAGDFGPGFSSSEDIFSTFSDIFGEFFGFSGRGGGPRPTAGADLRYNLKLSFMDAARGTEVTLKIPRKAKCPECDGSGARPGTRPETCPRCQGSGQVQQAQGFFRIAMPCPSCKGEGSVVRDPCPRCLGQGSIQEVRELKVKVPAGVDTGSRLRLRGEGEPGLYGGPPGDLYVVMYVEEDPTFRRQGQDLVVDVEISVIQAILGDRVEVPTLDGTVPMDIPKGTQSGEVFQLRGLGLPHLSGGGSGDLLVEVTVRIPKKISKKQEELLREFLRLEEDKPMAKVKRFLDKATKTVTGK